The following is a genomic window from bacterium.
TTAAGGTCACTACTCAGAGTCCCCGAAATAAAAAGACCCGGACGTAGGAGCCGATCGTGATTGTCAATCACCGCACGAATTAACTTTGACTGTGTAGCCACATCTGTAAAGGGAGAGACATAGCTGACTCGGGCATTTATCGGGGGCAGGTCTTCTCCGGCATGAATTGAAATTTGCTGTCCCGGCTCAATCGTTGAGAAATCATCACGATAGACCTGGAAGTCCGCCCAAATCTCCGACAAATCAGCAATCACGAAAAGCTCCTTACCTTCCGAGACAAATTCGCCGAGCGTTGCATGGCGCTTAACAACTTGCCCCTTAATCAGTGAGCGAATTTCATAAACTTGCAGTGATTGATTGCTTTCAACAAGTGCAAGCACTTCATCCTTCTCCACTGTGTCGCCTAAGCGTTTTCTAATCTCTTTAATCACCCCAGGAAAACGCGGCATAATATGCGCTACGCGATCTTCATTCGGCAATAATCTACCAAAGACTTCTGTCGTAGTATTAATTTTCTCGCTTTGAGCCTGGTCGATTGATAATTTAGCCGCTGCCAACTCTCGCTCTGAAAATTCAGCGCGCCCTTCATAGCTTGTATACTCCCAGTCGTAGTGCTGACCGGAGTAATTTGCCTCGACTTTGACAACAAACGAGTGTGGTTCCTCAACCACCCGATCTGCAGTCAGATAGTTATCTCTCGCAGTGAATTCAAATTTCTCTGGCGCGCGTAGAAAACGTTCTAAAGTTACTTTAGCCGTTACTAGCTTAGGATCGATTGGCTGTTGATCGTGATAGGCATAAATTCGATACTGCGGCGGAACTTGATCTTCAAAAATTGCTATCTCCAAGGCGAAATCAGCTAATTCGAGCAGGCGCCCTCCATGAGGTCCCTTTGCTAGTTCTGCTTTGTCCGTATCATGATCGTGAGCATGCCCGTGCTCGTCTCCATGATCATGACCGCCTCCGGCTAATGCGCTAGGAATAAAAACTGCCCAGAACAAGACTAAAACTGTGCGATAAAATAATTTCATAAATCCAGACCTCTAAATCTCTTTCCCAGTCATAATCGAAAGCTCTACGCGCTCAGACAAAGACTTGATGACCAGTTGAAGATACATATCTTGCGCTGCGCGAAGTTCAATTAAATTTTGCAATACCTGTTGCGGGTTTCCTTGCCCCGCCCTTAATTCATCAGTAGCTGCTTTGAGCGCAGCTTCTAGTGCCGGCAGCACTTTTTCTTTGTATAGTTTTGCTTGCTGAGTGGAAGCTTCGAGTGCCCTGAACACCAAGCTGACTTCTGCGTGGAAATTACCTTGATCAATCTGCTGAACTTCTGACTCGTGGAATTCCTCTTCGGCTTTGCTCTTTAACTTCGCTGCTTGATTGCGATCAAAAATCGGCAGATCTATTTGCAAGCCGAAATTAATGCGGTCGTCACCGTCAGCTGTATGTTCAAAGGCAATTTTTGGCGCAAACTTTGGGAAAGCATCAAGCGCAGCAAGTTCGCGCTGGGTAGCTGCAATTTTAAGCCGAAGTTTTTTCGCATCAGCCAGCGGAAGGTTTGCAGTGTCTAGACCGCCATCTAGATCGGGAAGTGGCGGCAGGTTGATGGATTTTAACAATCTTGTTTTATAATCAACGCCACTGCGCTTGATCAGTTCTGCTTTGGCGCGGTTACGATCTGCTGTGATGCCAATTAATTCAGCGTTTTGTTTTTCAATTTCGGCTAGGAATAATTGGGAAATCGAGCCAGGAAGGAGGCCTTGCAGATTGGCACGTTGAATAATCTCCGCAAGGCTTCGCGTGCGAGCAACTAAGTCCTGTGCGAGTTTTTCCTTTTCTTGCAGGGCCCAAGCTTTGGCATAAATCAGTTGAAGATTTCCGCTAAACTCTAATAGTTCAAGCTTATTACTGAGCACTGTAGATTTTTCAATTAACTCACTGAGTCGCTGGCGAACTCCAAATGATGACAAGCGTAAGGGCTGAGTCAGGCTAATTTCATATTCATCATCAAGATTATTTTCCTGAGTAGTATATTGACGAAATTCTCCAGCCAGCTCAGGGTTACTAAGCGTTTTTAACTGAACTGCTTCAGCTTTTGTGGCTGCACTTTGCGCTGCGATTGCCTTGACAAAAGTACTGCTTTCAAGGGCTGTTTCAAGAACTTCTTCGTAAGCAATCTCTGCTGGTGCGCCTAGCGCTGCTTGGGCCGTAAAATCCAATAATAAGAGCATGCCGAAAATCGACAAGTGAATAAATGCTGCCTTTTTCATATTTTTTCCGTGCTAGAAACAATAAGAACTACATAATTTAGTTCTCAAACGCTTTCCGAAAATTTTGTCAGCTTGGAGCAAGCGCGTAAGAACGAGCGGGTATGCCAACCCAGAGTTAGATCGATTGCGGGGGAGAATTGGGACTAATCAGGCTGATTAATAAATGATCATGTTCGCGTTTGTATGAAACAACCAAACGCTTGAACGCTGGTGAAGTATCTCGGGTGATTCCTTGCAAGATTTCTTGTAGGAATTGCGTGCCCGCAAATAATAGCTGTGACTCAAGCTGCTTAGCACTTTTCAAGCCATAGCTGATTGCAATATCAGACACTTCACATGCAGTGCCAGAGTCATGCGGATCTTCAACCGGCTCGGCTGAATTCTCTTGGTGGTGGTGATGAGTACGGTTATGGGTCTCTTCAATTACATAACACCCAGCGAGGCAATCACTGATGGCAAAAAGCCAAATTACTAAAACAAAAAGTTTAATAAATTTATTTGAGCGCATCTTCGTATGATCATCAGTCTACAACTTCAATCAACTGTTAACAAGAAATGAATTAACAATCTAGATTTATTCAGCAATTGCTAGTAGCTCAATAATTTCTCAATAATATGCTGCCAAGTGCTATTGAAAGCTTGGCCGGAAGTCTTCGCGCCTTCACAAAGTTTAGTATATAAACTTGCGTCACTGACCAGGCGGTTAATTCCTCGTGAAATTCCCTCTTCAGTTGGGTCACAGACCAGTCCATTTTCCTCGTGACGTACAAATTCTAAAACGCCACCACTATCGAGCGCCGTAATCACGGGCTTGCCACTCGCCAATGTTTCTAAAGTGACATAACCATAATCTTCATCATACGGTGCATAGTAGACAGCATAGGACCGGGCATAAAGCTCCAGAAGTTCTTGATCGGAAACCCGCCCCAGAAAATCAACACGACTTTGCATGTTATAAAGATCGAGTAAATCTTGAAAATGCTGTTCAATCCCCGGTTCATCTGGCGTGCCCACGATCTTAAGTCGTAGCTTATCTTGCACCCTCGAGAGGGATTTAATCATCAGGTCCACGCGCTTAATACTACAGAGTCTGCCAACTGAAAGAATATAACCTTCTTCGGGTGCATTCTGATAACGACCAGCAAGCGGTAACGGGGGCAAAAGCGGCGCACTTTCGATATTTAAGTAGCGCTTAAGGCGCTT
Proteins encoded in this region:
- a CDS encoding glycosyltransferase family 4 protein, giving the protein MNIIVTAVQVPFSRGGAEVLVDGLVKALKAAGHNTELVQLPFFADPKEDLLKSVALWRSLDLRSFGGKEVDLVIPTKFPSYVVKHPRKSLWLIHQHRQMYDLYQTRFGDFCSEARDEALRQMLMEADTRALEECKNRYTISTNVSKRLKRYLNIESAPLLPPLPLAGRYQNAPEEGYILSVGRLCSIKRVDLMIKSLSRVQDKLRLKIVGTPDEPGIEQHFQDLLDLYNMQSRVDFLGRVSDQELLELYARSYAVYYAPYDEDYGYVTLETLASGKPVITALDSGGVLEFVRHEENGLVCDPTEEGISRGINRLVSDASLYTKLCEGAKTSGQAFNSTWQHIIEKLLSY
- a CDS encoding efflux RND transporter periplasmic adaptor subunit; the encoded protein is MKLFYRTVLVLFWAVFIPSALAGGGHDHGDEHGHAHDHDTDKAELAKGPHGGRLLELADFALEIAIFEDQVPPQYRIYAYHDQQPIDPKLVTAKVTLERFLRAPEKFEFTARDNYLTADRVVEEPHSFVVKVEANYSGQHYDWEYTSYEGRAEFSERELAAAKLSIDQAQSEKINTTTEVFGRLLPNEDRVAHIMPRFPGVIKEIRKRLGDTVEKDEVLALVESNQSLQVYEIRSLIKGQVVKRHATLGEFVSEGKELFVIADLSEIWADFQVYRDDFSTIEPGQQISIHAGEDLPPINARVSYVSPFTDVATQSKLIRAVIDNHDRLLRPGLFISGTLSSDLKDVPVAVKREALQKFRDWDVVFLTDGEVFQAMPVKTGRKDLQFVEILAGLNARDRYVSTNSFIVKAEIEKSQASHDH
- a CDS encoding TolC family protein, producing the protein MKKAAFIHLSIFGMLLLLDFTAQAALGAPAEIAYEEVLETALESSTFVKAIAAQSAATKAEAVQLKTLSNPELAGEFRQYTTQENNLDDEYEISLTQPLRLSSFGVRQRLSELIEKSTVLSNKLELLEFSGNLQLIYAKAWALQEKEKLAQDLVARTRSLAEIIQRANLQGLLPGSISQLFLAEIEKQNAELIGITADRNRAKAELIKRSGVDYKTRLLKSINLPPLPDLDGGLDTANLPLADAKKLRLKIAATQRELAALDAFPKFAPKIAFEHTADGDDRINFGLQIDLPIFDRNQAAKLKSKAEEEFHESEVQQIDQGNFHAEVSLVFRALEASTQQAKLYKEKVLPALEAALKAATDELRAGQGNPQQVLQNLIELRAAQDMYLQLVIKSLSERVELSIMTGKEI